One Myotis daubentonii chromosome 17, mMyoDau2.1, whole genome shotgun sequence genomic window, gcaaccatcggtctattttctgtatctatgccaactctttgctttttatttcacattttaagaCATTGAAAGGTTGTGTTTGAGCACTCATTTATGTTTTGTAAATAATGGCTATTGCAGTTCTTATGTTTGGCTCTTGCAGGAAAGGAACAGCTGTAACTGAAGGCTAAGGCATGTGCTTTCTTCTAAGGGTGTATGTGTGCACTTTTATGtaattttcttaatcctcacccagggatgtttggtttttgtgggtttttttaaaaatattttattgattttttttttttacagagaggaaggaagtggaagagagttagaaacattgatgagagagaaacatcgatcagctgcctcctgcacaccccctactggggatgtgcctgcaaccaaggtacatgcccttgaccggaatcgaacctgggacccttcagtccgtaggccgacgctctgtccactgagccaaactggttagggcgtgttaggttttttaattgatttttacagagagagagagagagagggagggagtgagggagggaagaagggaggaagcgagagagagaagagagagagagagagagaaatgaattgAAACatgaatcagttgcctcccatacgctcccagactggggatggaacccacaacctgggtatgtgccctgactggaagtttaacctgtaaccttttggtgcatgggacaatgctccaaccaactgaaccacctggttAACCCTGTGTGTGCACTTCTGAAACGACATACACATATTATATAAAGAGATGCTGATTTGAAATAaccttatttttctgttttattttagggATAATGACTCTCCTCCCCGCCGAAACTGAAGAAGCACCTTGTGCACTTTAATCTCCTGTCAGTGCATCAGGCTGACTAAAGACGGTTTTGAAATTTCAGCTATAAAGACATCCAGCCAAAGTCTCAATCTTGCCTTAACAATGTTCCAGAGACTGAACAAAATGTTTTTGGGTGAAGGCAATACTTCCAACCAAGAACCAGAATTTAGTGAGAAGGAAGATGATGAATGGATTCTTGTCGACTTCATAGGTAAGGTATCTTCTGCCATTAATCATCCAGCAAAAGTGGAAACACTTGCATCTTAGTTTTTGCATAAGAAAATCAATAACTTTGAAGGTTCTTAAGacttaaaagtaaataaacaaaaatttgtattaaaaaattgcAGAAacagcccagccattgtggctcagtagttgagtgttgacctatgaaccaggaggtcatagttcgattcctggtcagggtacatgcctgggtttcaggcttgatccccagtaggaggtgtgcaaaaggcagccgatcaatgattctctctcatcattgatgtttctctctctctctccctctcccttcctctctgaaatcaataaaaacatatatattttttaggttGCAGAAATATCCTGTGCTAGGTGATCACTTAATGAAATTGATTGACATTAGATGTTCCAGTTTTGCAATTCTTATACCCTGATCAAATCAGGggcacttaaaaaaatgtttttatttattttcgagagagaggaaggaaaggtgatAGAAAAATCAGTGCTACGTGCCCCCAACTGGGGCCTgggccagcaacctgggcatgtgccctagccaggaatcgaacctataatctcttggttcatggttgaaactcaaccattgagccacactggctgggcaaatcAGGAGCACTTTAATAGAAAACCCTCAGGCTAGATAAGCAAAAACCATTTGGCTGGTTACATGTTTACTCAGTAGAACAGAAATAGTCTGAAAACCTTCCTGCAAAGCCAACATAATCCACCCCATACAGTGATacaccacacatacacagtgctcagaaattattttatagtcTATGAGTGAACAGAAATGATTTTGTTTCTGACctaaataaaggaaggaagcctggttggtgtggctcagttggttgagcatcgtcccatgcaccaagaggttgcaggtttgattcctggtcagggcacatgcctgggtttcgagcttgatccccagggcagggtgggggtggtgagggtgtgtgcaagaggcagcccattgatgtttctctctgattgatgtttctatttctcactccctcttcctctctaaaatcaataaaaacatattttttaaaaaagaaaagaatgtgccctggccggcatagctcatttggttaggcagcggttctcaacctgtgggtcacgaccatcggaaaacacatatagcatatcagatatttacatgacgattcataacagtagcaacattacagtgatgaagtagcaatgaaaataattttatggttgggggtcaccacaacatgaggaactgtattgaagggtctcggcattaggaaggttgagaaccactgggttagagcatcatcccaatatgccgttgttgcaggttcggtccctcatcagggcacatacaagaatcaaccaatgcatgcataaataagtggaacaactaattgatgtttctctctctccctgtctttctaaaatcaaaaattaattttaaaaaattaaacgaAGGAATGTGAGCATCAGCTAATAGAATCGCTCTCCTTTTTCTGTTCTCTGACGTGATATCGTTGTGACACTCATCCTCCTGTGGGATTTCAACGGCATGTGGATTCCGGTCTAGACACTTGTACTGGGTTGTCGGCAGCAGAAGACGAGGATGAAGACATCATTGAAGAGTCACCTACCGAACATCCTTCAGTCTTTTCCTGTCTACCTGCATCTCTTGAGTGCTTGGCTGATACAAGTGATTCCTGCTTCCTCCAGTTTGAGCCCTGTCCGATGGAAGAGAGCTGGTTCATCACCCCTCCGCCGTGTTTCACCGCCGGAGGATTGACCACTCTCAAGGTGGAAACCAGCCCGATGGAGAACCTACTCATCGAACACCCCAGCATGTCTGTGTACGCCGTGCATAACTCCTGCCCTGGTCTCCACGAGGCCAGCTGTGGGGCTGACGAACTTCACAACGCCAGCGGCCCCAGGTACGTCGTAAGTATTTGCTTCTCTCCACAGGCATTCTGGCtagcatgtattttatttatttttactacaaTCCAAAGCTAAGTTTTTAGAAAGCGCAAGAGTAATTTTGTTAGAGATTTATGGAAGTATGTGCATAGTGCACAAGGCAGCTGATGGTATAAAAAACTTGttcaatttagatttttttttaaagttatatctCCTCTTAATCTGTTTGTTCATTGTCTTCAATGCACATGTTAACATTTCTGACctaaataaacatgtatttattttgcaGAAAGCTGACATGCTGAGTAATTTTCAGTAGTAAGCACTTAAGGGAAGAGGATGATTTTGTATGAATGACATTCAAATATAAGATAtcatgggggaaaaagaaaaatatagcatGCTCCAGTTATATAATGGAGAACCTTTCCATTTATATTTGGCTAATGCATGGAAAGAAAAGAGTGGCATTTCTGCTTAGAATCTAACCCTGGTACTGTACAGCGGATTGAGAGTAGCAAATTTGACAAGAATAGTATGtcttaaaataaaactcttctcCTCCTCCAAGTAGTCCTAGCAAGGTCACTTCAAATGGCTCTTAACCTTGAAAACCTGAGATATCGTAGGCATGAAGTAAAATGGTTGTTTTACTAAAACATTTTGCTCAGAGTTGTTTTCTGCCTCAGAGAGGAAAGATTTCATCCCCAGTGTTTGTTGAGACATGGGTGGGAAGCCCTGTGGTCTGACAGGCTGTTTCAGTGCCAGGTGGGTTGAGGGCCTAGAGAGGTTCAAGGAGAGTGCCTGGTCAGTGACGTTTGCTATGTTCCAGAGCAAACTTAGAGACATTTTGTGGCCTTTATCCAGGGGATATATTCAAGATTGCTCCTCCCATAAAATAAAGTTCATGGCAGCTAATTAGCTCCAAGTCTGGCTTGTCCATGATGGACACGAGTGGAAGGTTCCCTGTGGTGTTAAGTACTGCGAGGACGCTGCACTGCCTTAATGCCTTTAACACCTGGCAAGGGCAGGTGAACTTGATTCTTTGGAGCAGTTCAGAATATTCCTGTGGTTGGTGTTGTCCTCCTAAGGGCCTCTTTTTGGATCGTCCAAGTTCTGACTCTGCAAACTAGACCATTGTGTATATCTTCTATTTCCTGTTTGCCAAATATAAACAAAGCCCAGACAGCTCATTAATTTGTTAACTTTACCAGAGTTTGCTGTACTCTTAAGTCTCGATATTGTAGATTATCTTGAAGGAAGATAAATATATGCTTGTACCAGATTGAAAAACAATTTGCTTATATAGTTATCCAGGCTTTCTACTAGGTAAGATCTTTGACGGGAAATGTGACTTTAATTAGCACTTTATTCAGCGCCATAAGTTTATTAAGAGGTCAGTGTTTCAGGCATTCCAACAAAAAtttacaatataattttttttgggggggtgataCTGATTTAACTGTGTCATACTTAATTCAAATTAATTTCTTCAGTTCTTAAAAATTCTTCCTGATTCTGATCTCACCTTTGAGAAATTCCATTCAAGAATTTAGCATGATTAATAGTCATTTTAAACTTACTGTCATTTGTATATATACTCTTCagtattttaaagtatatgtgtCTGTATGcatgagtatatatatattatatataagtatatatatatatgtatattcagcAGCTTTGGAAATAACATTATCACAGAAGCAGTACATATGTATtgcagaaaatagaaaatgccaATGTGCAGAAACTGGAAATGACACTCGTCCTACCCCGAGATGAATAGTGCTGTGATCCCAGGGCATAGCCTTCCAGATTGTTTTTCCTGTATGTCCTTGTGCgcccgtgtgcacacacatatacccCATTTTTAACCTACATGGGATCAAGCTGCATATGCTGTTTTATAATCTGCTTCTTCAGGCAGTGATctccacctattttttttttttagtaaaatttcATTGCATCTGCTACAAAAACCATGCTCAGATTTCCTCATGGAGCCCAGAGCATTTCATCCAGTTTGTACAAAGCAGCATCCAGTGCAGCCTTGCACTGCATTTGGTTGTATGTTTGTAGTTCTGCAGCAGTGAGACTGTCATTTCTTCTATCTTGTTTTTGTATCTTTTTATACTTTAATAATGACACATAGGGAAGTTAAGTATGTACCTTTCCATATGTAACAgttcaaaaaaacacatttaacttTATATGAATTCTTTCCGAACATGAAGTACTGCAAGTTATtataataactaaaatatttcttaatatccTTATTTTTGGATTTGAAATTCTTTTAAGGCCTACTAAATCAAGATAGAAATTAGgtgttaccaaaattaggaaaaTGGCTTATGTAGTAATTGTATTTTCTGAACAGGAAATAAATCATGTTTTTCAAAAGTTAGATCATTTTCATTCTATTTATCCTTGAAAATATTAGTACAAAGCACATAAAAGCAAGGTGCTTTATAAGTACAGATGAGCTTCAGCTTGtgtgttttattgtgttttaacCTTTACAAATACTATAATCTTAAGTAATATATGTGCCTTTCATGACCCAtagtaaatcagttaaaatatagaaaagttgACTACATTCTAATAGTAAAATTAAATAGTATTTGAAATCTTACTAGTGATTTAATAGCTCACCATTTAACATTGTAGGGCCAGGAAAAGCTGCTTATAAGACTCACTGGCACAGAGTAAGTATATTCGCTTTGAGCCTGTGTGATACGTGTTATCAAGTCTGAGCAGGGAGGTTAAGAACTCAAGGTGCCACCTTTTAAGAACCAGTCTTCATTTTAACTTCTCTTTATTAGTTTCTTAATGGGACCTGCTtccattatgttttttaaaaaactatattaaaaaaagaagtgttttcCTCTAGTTATTACGAACAGTATACTATAACTGCCTTTCCTGTGTAAAATATCccttaaaaatcttaaaactcTCCAATGTAGTTTAGATATATACTATTTCATTAGCTTTTAATATAGAAAACATAATAATCATATGGTTTGTAGCCAAGGATCTTTATAATACTGTTATGCAAATATTGTTCTAGTAATGAGTGGCTGGCTGCTCCTTACTAGAAAGGTGTTGAGTAGATTTTCCTTGTGCATATTTCTGTTAAATACAGTGTAAACCTTGTTTCCCAGAACATTGTACTTATAGACAGAAAACGCTGTGAAGGCGCTTTGCCACAGGACCTCAGTATTCATCTGCTTCGTAACCATGTCCTCCACAGTGAAATCTGTGTTAGAATCCTGGTTAGTTAATCATTGTGACCTTAACACATCTCAG contains:
- the TP53INP1 gene encoding tumor protein p53-inducible nuclear protein 1 isoform X6 → MFQRLNKMFLGEGNTSNQEPEFSEKEDDEWILVDFIDTCTGLSAAEDEDEDIIEESPTEHPSVFSCLPASLECLADTSDSCFLQFEPCPMEESWFITPPPCFTAGGLTTLKVETSPMENLLIEHPSMSVYAVHNSCPGLHEASCGADELHNASGPRYVSGSSK
- the TP53INP1 gene encoding tumor protein p53-inducible nuclear protein 1 isoform X7 — its product is MFQRLNKMFLGEGNTSNQEPEFSEKEDDEWILVDFIDTCTGLSAAEDEDEDIIEESPTEHPSVFSCLPASLECLADTSDSCFLQFEPCPMEESWFITPPPCFTAGGLTTLKVETSPMENLLIEHPSMSVYAVHNSCPGLHEASCGADELHNASGPRARKSCL
- the TP53INP1 gene encoding tumor protein p53-inducible nuclear protein 1 isoform X1, with the translated sequence MFQRLNKMFLGEGNTSNQEPEFSEKEDDEWILVDFIDTCTGLSAAEDEDEDIIEESPTEHPSVFSCLPASLECLADTSDSCFLQFEPCPMEESWFITPPPCFTAGGLTTLKVETSPMENLLIEHPSMSVYAVHNSCPGLHEASCGADELHNASGPRYVGQEKLLIRLTGTEVEAQNEVGQHIHCYVAAVAAHAAFLEQPKSFRPSQWIKEHSERQALNRNSLRRQNLTRDCHSRQVKHSGWAVHQPCPQRVEGKGRATPPCICPVPGRDTGHPAAHLGVVPVPYVSSISAPSALPSTYTLNAATSHQPQPPILSRLPGSHGSTNCSPHSHTMIDLDHRSIG
- the TP53INP1 gene encoding tumor protein p53-inducible nuclear protein 1 isoform X3, which codes for MFQRLNKMFLGEGNTSNQEPEFSEKEDDEWILVDFIDTCTGLSAAEDEDEDIIEESPTEHPSVFSCLPASLECLADTSDSCFLQFEPCPMEESWFITPPPCFTAGGLTTLKVETSPMENLLIEHPSMSVYAVHNSCPGLHEASCGADELHNASGPRYVGQEKLLIRLTGTEVEAQNEVGQHIHCYVAAVAAHAAFLEQPKSFRPSQWIKEHSERQALNRNSLRRQNLTRDCHSRQVKHSGWAVHQPCPPNWITYCTES
- the TP53INP1 gene encoding tumor protein p53-inducible nuclear protein 1 isoform X5 gives rise to the protein MFQRLNKMFLGEGNTSNQEPEFSEKEDDEWILVDFIDTCTGLSAAEDEDEDIIEESPTEHPSVFSCLPASLECLADTSDSCFLQFEPCPMEESWFITPPPCFTAGGLTTLKVETSPMENLLIEHPSMSVYAVHNSCPGLHEASCGADELHNASGPRVEAQNEVGQHIHCYVAAVAAHAAFLEQPKSFRPSQWIKEHSERQALNRNSLRRQNLTRDCHSRQVKHSGWAVHQPCPRQYNY